The nucleotide window TCGGGACGAACCAGTTACAATTGCGACTCGGTCTTTCAATGGGACTGAGTGAGTCCCCGAGTTGGTAGCCATTCTCTTCtatcaataaaatacaaaagaaagcAGACAATTTGTAagcaaaatcacaaaaaaaaaaaaaaaaggcttacgggattttcctttttcagcCAGAAGATCAGGATTGTCACAACAAAAACACGATGTTGATACAGATTGAGGATAGATTAGAATCAAACCATGAGAAATCTAGGGGTTTTAAAGAGACTGGAAGGCGTTGAAATGACTGGGTAGACTCATGAACAGTGTAATAGGAAGTATTACCGGGTGTTACCAGTCAGCAGAAGGTTCTGGAAGGGTAAAATTGGAAAGTGGAATATAAAtaagtgaaattcaaatttttaccaCCTTATGGGCGTCAATtcaaatttactatttttttttttgcatactataaaatttaaatatttcttaaatataCTTGGAATCTGTGTAAGACTACTATTTAATGACataaaaactcttatatttctatcatatttcataaacaattttttgtccacacaaagatataaaaaatgaatttaaattctgAATTAGTAATTGTTGCTAGGtggatttttttagttaaatctaaGATTTAAGgagtttttagtttaaaaaaacaataatgaaCTCAAATTCTGAATTATGTATCtgtgaaaaaacaaattagcaAAGTCATTAGGTTGACatctttaaaaaaatctcatatcgataaaatatgagaaaaatgttgagtttatttgtatattttatatcattttgggatgaaaaaattgaactaaTTGAATAGttaatgagttttttaaactgtcaatacatgtttttgattgtaaaatctaaaatcaaaactatgataaattatatattataaatggtTGATAATGAATCAAGCAATTGAACCAAGAATACTACAAGTGATACCAAAGCTATTGAATCAAAGATGTTACAAGATCTTTCTTTGGTAAGATTGCTAAGGGATTGGCGCGACCTCACCAATTCTATCTTTACCTAACCCAAGCAATAGGCGTTTGATCAAATTCCAGACAAAAtctgtattaaaattttaatttatttaattgattatagGTCGGTCATTGGAATGGATATTATCATGCTTTGGTGTGACTTATATCCCAAGTAATAGGTGCTTGATGGATACCCAGATGGAGACTGAAAAAAATTGCTTAAAATACAACACCAGTAACTTAAACATCGTAATCAAGATCATGTCAGCTCTGACGATTCAATCAAAGATTTAAGATTCAACTCCTCTAATTTCCCAGGAAAATTAACAGAGTggaaaagccaaaaaaaaaaacaacaacatgGGAAAATTACTCCAGAGTAGCAAAGTATTCTTAAACAACAAATCCCCCATTAACTCTGATGATTTGGCCATTGATCCATTCCCCATCGTCACTCCCTAAAAATCCCACAAATTTGCTCACATCTTTAGGCTCTCCAAGTCTTCCCAGAGGGCAAGCATCCACAATCCTGTTAACAAGTTCCTCGCTTTTACCTGCAAAGAACATCTCTGTTGCCACAGGCCCTGGAGCCACACAGTTCACAGTTATCCCTGTACCCTTGAGCTCCTTCGCCAGGATTTTCGCCATTGTCTCCATGGCCGCCTTGGAAGCTGCATATGCTGCATATCCTGGAAGGAGGGCTCCGACAACGGATGTTGATATCAGGATGATTCTCCCGCCGCCACCGCGAATCAGACGATTACCGGCTTCCTTTGCACACAAGAAAGCCCCCCTCGTATTCACATTGAATGTGGCATCCCAATCTTCTACTGTTGTGTTGGCCAAAGTTGGATACTTGGGGTTCAGCACCCCGGCGCAATTTATGAGCATATGGATTTTAGATTCGAACGCTTGTTCAGCTTGATCGAAGAGGAGTTTGACCTGATCAGGATCCGAAACATCAGCTTTAACAGCGATTGCTCGAGGGGAGGAAGTAGTACCGGACGAATTTAGCTCGGATACTACGAGATCAGCTTGGGTGGAGTTTGAAGCATAATTAATCACAACTCTTGCCCCAAGAGAGTGGAGGTGAATGGCGATGGCCTTGCCAATGCCACGCGAAGCACCGGTGACTATAGCTACCCGGCCGTCAAGAGATCTGTGAGTTGTTTCCCCAGCCATAGATGgaaatttaatgtaaaatattttgagGATTGAAATGGCTTAGAGTGACTGCTACATTTATGGATGAAGAGTCGGTAATGAACAGTACGAAACCAATTGAAAAGTCTAGCATGACAGCAGCCACAGGAGGGAAAGCAGCACTTTAACTCATCCATATACGTAGGCAATGACGCATTGCTGATGATTTTAAGCACCCCATCAGctgaaagaagagagaaacaGGAAAAACTGCAGACTAAAAAACTAGGTCGAAAGCTCATAAAAACTAATGTAAAAGATAACAAATATTTAAGGCAAATTGCAAGAGACGGTAAGAAAAAATTCCCAGGGACAGTAAGAGTCAAGGTCGTTGGAAGtagattagattcaaatcgaactaaTTTGATTCGAACCTTTGTATTTAACTtggttcaattttaatttaaattaaagttttaattctatacaaacattttctttgataaaatttttcatcttattaatgatattttttatttcgtCGATAATCTTTTAACAATAACTCTAATCAATCAAACACATTCTGAATTAATGGATGAATTAGATTTGTTAACTGAGTTAATAGATGAAATAGGTGTATTGTATGAACGAACACATTATAACATCCTCCTCTATAAGTACTATCCACCAaaagagaaatattacgaattaatatctggagcgtctattttttttttcttttaaactactttaatatgaatgcatcactaaaagtgtttaaaaattatttttaaaactgaatatcTGGAAGCGAaccaaaagatgtatatactcatgttAAAATTTAGCTGAAAATATCTGAAAACGTAGAGTAATCATATACCAGTGTACCATCATCTCAAAGAGTCAAAAATCAATAAGAACATGcgactatatgcatgtaatataaatcagagataacctactccagtcgaatctacctacgctgacttAACCCGACCTCGATCACTTATActtgcaatcaggaaagaaaatgaagtgagtgataagaacactcagtaaagggaagggatcaagtaaactatctcttttcatGTTTTAACTCACTTTCGAGACTccacctcacatcctaacctctataagagattgaaggggtaatttagctcattctttactatttaggttatattttgtcccatctggtgtttatttgatactttcttgaagctaactatagagatttgacacttttctaagctcaagctcttttcctttttctcactACACCAATTGTAATATGAATTGTGCTCTACTGCGAGTGGACTCTACTATGAGTTTATATCCTACTACAGACGTGTTTTACTACGGACGTGCTCTACTACGGGCGATGTAGTGTAAAgtaccccctcatagtttataacatacatgcgggtcttatattttactaattttgcttccatctaaatttattcataactcaccagacattactcttgagacgacccctaaatcttaagccccaaatttcttttcttcttttctttcctttcctttcctttcttttctttttttttctcctccttttctttctttctttcttgcccagaactacgaaatactgttcacagaacattTATTTAGCAGAGCagctttctttttcatacaatttaacaacccgaacggtttctaattcatacaagttgtatatcgttgaaaagaggattcaaagatctttccaacaagctataatagcactcataattcaatagataaggtagtcaaaatgtgagctaaattcagtggcaaaaactgcctcctctgtttatttggtaaaacagtccttgtgattcatacaatatttaacaatccaaataatctctaattcatacaagctatatatcattggaaaaaggattcaaagagatttccaacaagatataataacactcataattcatcagataagatagccaaaacatgggacgaactcagtggcaaaaactgtaaatatcatacaactttctgccatgaacaaaataacacacatagaaATCCCAAATGGCaagatagggttggattcgagccaagccgagctcggctcacagccagctcgggctcgactcGGT belongs to Mangifera indica cultivar Alphonso chromosome 2, CATAS_Mindica_2.1, whole genome shotgun sequence and includes:
- the LOC123198508 gene encoding NADPH-dependent aldehyde reductase-like protein, chloroplastic, encoding MAGETTHRSLDGRVAIVTGASRGIGKAIAIHLHSLGARVVINYASNSTQADLVVSELNSSGTTSSPRAIAVKADVSDPDQVKLLFDQAEQAFESKIHMLINCAGVLNPKYPTLANTTVEDWDATFNVNTRGAFLCAKEAGNRLIRGGGGRIILISTSVVGALLPGYAAYAASKAAMETMAKILAKELKGTGITVNCVAPGPVATEMFFAGKSEELVNRIVDACPLGRLGEPKDVSKFVGFLGSDDGEWINGQIIRVNGGFVV